In one Trueperaceae bacterium genomic region, the following are encoded:
- a CDS encoding glycosyltransferase, translating to MPRPLSVFFATIAAGGGHVATAAALAEALHRHHPGEFTTRVSDVMAEFGAAALDRRHKAGWRALLRRPRLVRLGQRVTDALPAVTRLSQRGLLAPFAAELARRLGELGPDLIVANHGWLATAFALARERHGLEAPVVIFATEPFDASALWAEPASERVLAPSVAAKQDLVRLGVGPQRVAVVGYPVGQRFLNPPTQAAARAEHGLPPTGFTALLTLGAEGLAGEATAVAERILDTGATLIAVAGRNAELKARLDEVAARRRSLLPFGFTTEMPTLLAAADVVVGKAGPASTMEALAVGRPVLATAYAGLNERAVVRFLAARGVGGAVALPELGAAVAAWRDTPGLLAGAKARAAALDFAGMAERAAAHLRAVARGEAPSEPDVAGLPFEGTSRELLGGGGGGSR from the coding sequence ATGCCTCGGCCGCTCAGCGTCTTCTTCGCCACCATCGCGGCGGGCGGCGGGCACGTCGCCACCGCCGCCGCCCTCGCGGAGGCCCTCCACCGCCATCACCCCGGCGAGTTCACCACCCGGGTGAGCGACGTGATGGCGGAGTTCGGGGCCGCGGCGCTCGACAGGCGCCACAAGGCCGGCTGGCGGGCGCTCCTGCGCCGACCACGCCTCGTGCGGTTGGGCCAGCGCGTCACCGACGCCCTCCCGGCCGTGACGCGCCTCTCGCAACGGGGCCTGCTGGCGCCGTTCGCGGCGGAGCTCGCGCGGCGCCTGGGCGAGCTCGGGCCGGACCTGATCGTCGCCAACCACGGTTGGCTGGCCACCGCCTTCGCGCTCGCGCGGGAGCGGCACGGCCTCGAGGCGCCGGTCGTCATCTTCGCGACCGAGCCGTTCGACGCCAGCGCGCTCTGGGCCGAACCGGCCAGCGAGCGGGTGCTGGCGCCGAGCGTCGCGGCCAAGCAGGACCTGGTGCGGCTCGGGGTGGGCCCCCAGCGCGTCGCGGTCGTCGGCTACCCGGTCGGGCAGCGCTTCCTGAACCCCCCGACGCAGGCGGCCGCCCGCGCCGAGCACGGCCTGCCGCCGACCGGCTTCACGGCGCTGCTCACGCTCGGCGCGGAGGGCCTGGCGGGAGAGGCGACAGCGGTGGCGGAGCGGATCCTCGACACCGGCGCCACCCTCATCGCGGTCGCCGGTCGCAACGCCGAGCTGAAGGCGCGCTTGGACGAGGTCGCTGCGAGGCGCCGTTCCCTGCTGCCGTTCGGGTTCACGACCGAGATGCCCACCCTCCTGGCGGCCGCCGACGTGGTCGTGGGCAAGGCCGGACCGGCCAGCACGATGGAGGCGTTGGCGGTCGGCAGGCCCGTGCTGGCCACGGCGTACGCCGGCCTCAACGAGCGGGCGGTGGTCAGGTTCCTGGCGGCGCGCGGCGTGGGCGGCGCCGTGGCGCTGCCTGAGCTGGGCGCGGCCGTGGCCGCCTGGCGCGACACGCCGGGGCTCCTGGCCGGGGCCAAGGCGCGAGCGGCGGCGCTCGACTTCGCGGGCATGGCCGAGAGGGCCGCCGCCCATCTGCGGGCGGTCGCTCGTGGGGAGGCGCCATCCGAACCCGACGTCGCCGGGCTCCCGTTCGAGGGGACCTCCCGCGAGCTGCTCGGTGGCGGTGGCGGCGGGAGTCGCTGA
- a CDS encoding CPBP family intramembrane metalloprotease → MSPIRALRLVGADLGGLFPRGDRGKYWFLLLASLVLQTAFWYLATPGPTLVRLAPQGPLTAFASVAWAAVLLLLVPAVLYRLLIGPIALAGMRVGDWRFGLAATLPLLVPAAVVMALASTDASLAAVYPWPGAWLGGSVWRLAAWLPVYALYYLAFEAFYRGFVLDVATRAASPTAAIWLSVVMATLVHLGKPLAEVISAAPASVLFAVLAVRGRSVLYPMLLHLTIGYALDLAVLARAGQLLN, encoded by the coding sequence ATGAGCCCCATCAGGGCCCTGAGGCTGGTCGGGGCCGACCTCGGGGGGCTCTTCCCGCGCGGTGACCGGGGCAAGTACTGGTTCCTGCTCCTCGCCTCCCTGGTGCTGCAGACGGCGTTCTGGTACCTGGCCACCCCCGGGCCGACCCTCGTCCGCCTCGCCCCGCAGGGCCCGCTCACGGCCTTCGCCAGCGTGGCCTGGGCCGCGGTGCTGCTCCTCCTGGTGCCCGCCGTCCTCTACCGGCTCCTGATAGGGCCCATCGCGCTCGCCGGGATGCGCGTGGGCGACTGGCGCTTCGGGCTCGCCGCGACCCTCCCGCTCCTCGTGCCCGCCGCCGTGGTCATGGCGCTGGCCAGCACCGATGCCTCCCTCGCCGCCGTCTACCCGTGGCCCGGCGCCTGGCTCGGTGGGAGCGTCTGGCGCCTCGCCGCCTGGCTCCCCGTCTACGCGCTCTACTACCTCGCCTTCGAGGCCTTCTACCGCGGCTTCGTCCTCGACGTCGCCACGCGCGCCGCCTCCCCCACCGCCGCCATCTGGTTGAGCGTGGTGATGGCCACGCTCGTGCACCTCGGCAAGCCGCTGGCCGAGGTGATCTCGGCCGCGCCGGCCTCCGTCCTGTTCGCCGTCCTGGCCGTGCGCGGGCGCTCCGTGCTCTACCCGATGCTGCTTCACCTGACCATCGGGTACGCCCTCGACCTCGCCGTCCTGGCGCGCGCAGGTCAGCTCCTCAACTGA
- a CDS encoding NAD-dependent epimerase/dehydratase family protein: MTGAHGFLGSHVTEELLARGDEVRALVTPWGSDAALAHLTQGGRLEVVRADLTDDGSVHGACQGVDAVVHAAARVADWGPWDAFYRTNVVATRTLLHEAENAGCARFLFVSSVAVHRYSGFRDADPRTQPRDNVRNAYAYSKILAEDLVLGAKHVEAVVVRPGLWPFGRRDPTFGRVARAVAKGTLPLVRGGAAVLNTAYAPNFAHGVYLALHEPRAAGNVYVIADAGMPSWREVFGVIADDMGRQGPRLSLPGRPTRALASGVEATWRALLPSLEPPVTRYRAGLMLNDVHFSTAQARDELGYEPSVSWQDGVAATVAWLADHGRD, from the coding sequence GTGACCGGTGCTCACGGCTTCCTCGGCAGTCACGTCACCGAGGAACTGCTGGCGCGAGGCGACGAGGTCCGGGCGCTCGTGACGCCGTGGGGTTCCGACGCGGCCCTGGCCCACCTGACGCAAGGCGGGCGCCTCGAGGTCGTGCGCGCCGACCTGACCGACGACGGCAGCGTCCACGGAGCATGCCAAGGGGTCGACGCCGTGGTGCACGCCGCCGCCCGCGTGGCCGATTGGGGGCCGTGGGACGCGTTCTACCGCACCAACGTCGTGGCCACCCGCACTCTCCTGCACGAGGCGGAGAACGCCGGCTGCGCCCGTTTCCTGTTCGTCTCGAGCGTGGCCGTCCACAGGTACTCGGGCTTCCGCGACGCAGACCCCCGCACCCAGCCGCGCGACAACGTCCGCAACGCCTACGCCTACTCGAAGATCCTGGCCGAGGACCTGGTGCTCGGCGCCAAGCACGTGGAGGCCGTGGTCGTCCGCCCGGGCCTGTGGCCGTTCGGCCGACGCGACCCGACCTTCGGGCGAGTGGCGCGGGCCGTGGCCAAGGGGACCTTGCCGCTCGTTCGCGGTGGGGCCGCCGTCCTGAACACCGCCTACGCCCCCAACTTCGCTCACGGCGTGTACCTCGCGCTGCACGAACCGAGGGCGGCCGGCAACGTCTACGTCATCGCCGATGCCGGCATGCCCAGCTGGCGCGAGGTGTTCGGGGTGATCGCCGACGACATGGGGCGGCAGGGGCCACGCCTGAGCCTGCCCGGCAGGCCGACGCGGGCGCTGGCGTCGGGGGTCGAGGCCACGTGGCGGGCGCTCCTGCCGTCGCTCGAGCCGCCCGTCACGCGCTACCGCGCCGGCCTCATGCTCAACGACGTCCACTTCTCCACGGCACAAGCGCGGGACGAGCTCGGCTACGAACCGAGCGTCTCGTGGCAGGACGGCGTCGCCGCGACGGTGGCGTGGCTCGCCGACCACGGGCGCGACTGA
- a CDS encoding N-acetyltransferase, translating into MERVASRRATREFVLYPYRKYASDPNWVAPLRVSQFELLDPKKNPFFEHARASYYLARRGGRVVGRIACIDDDLHNATHEGDNLAFFGFFEAEDAAVAGALFTAVETEARALGRKAVRGPANPTMNDGAGFQIEAFDEKPYVMMPQNPPGYLELATAAGYRKVKDLYSYHFENTGRLPERLARLTARARERYRPVVRPADLKRFHDEVKVLQSIHHAAWEKNWGNVPFTDAEIDHMANELKMIVEPELALFLEYKGEPVAVSIAVPDLNQVLARFDGRLVTGILPLLRRKKIMTQARLVILGVLPEHRNHGFDLVLIEETVRRAHRLGIVGGECGWTLEDNHAINRAIEAAGGVHYKTYRMVQKEL; encoded by the coding sequence GTGGAACGCGTAGCCTCCCGCCGGGCGACGAGGGAGTTCGTCCTCTACCCGTACCGCAAGTACGCCTCCGACCCGAACTGGGTGGCGCCCCTGCGCGTCTCGCAGTTCGAGCTGCTCGACCCTAAGAAGAACCCGTTCTTCGAGCACGCGCGCGCCAGCTACTACCTGGCGCGGCGCGGCGGGCGCGTGGTGGGGCGCATCGCGTGCATCGACGACGACCTCCACAACGCCACCCACGAGGGGGACAACCTCGCCTTCTTCGGCTTCTTCGAGGCCGAGGACGCCGCCGTGGCGGGCGCCCTCTTCACGGCCGTCGAGACGGAGGCCCGCGCGCTCGGCCGCAAGGCGGTGCGTGGTCCCGCGAACCCGACCATGAACGACGGCGCCGGCTTCCAGATCGAGGCGTTCGACGAGAAGCCGTACGTGATGATGCCGCAGAACCCCCCGGGTTACCTCGAGCTCGCCACCGCCGCGGGCTACCGCAAGGTCAAGGACCTCTACTCCTACCATTTCGAGAACACCGGCAGGCTACCCGAGCGCCTCGCCCGCCTCACCGCCCGGGCGCGTGAACGTTACCGGCCCGTCGTGAGGCCCGCCGACCTCAAGAGGTTCCACGACGAGGTGAAGGTGCTGCAGTCCATCCACCACGCCGCGTGGGAGAAGAACTGGGGCAACGTGCCGTTCACCGACGCCGAGATCGACCACATGGCCAACGAGCTCAAGATGATCGTGGAACCAGAGCTGGCCCTGTTCCTCGAGTACAAGGGCGAGCCGGTGGCCGTGAGCATCGCCGTGCCCGACCTCAACCAGGTCCTGGCCCGCTTCGACGGTCGGCTCGTGACCGGGATCTTGCCGCTGTTGCGTCGCAAGAAGATCATGACGCAGGCCCGCCTCGTCATCCTCGGCGTGCTCCCGGAGCACCGCAACCACGGCTTCGACCTCGTGCTCATCGAGGAGACCGTGCGGCGCGCTCACCGCCTCGGGATCGTGGGAGGCGAGTGCGGCTGGACGCTGGAGGACAACCACGCGATCAACCGCGCCATCGAGGCCGCGGGCGGGGTGCACTACAAGACCTACCGCATGGTGCAGAAGGAGCTATGA